One window of the Zea mays cultivar B73 chromosome 3, Zm-B73-REFERENCE-NAM-5.0, whole genome shotgun sequence genome contains the following:
- the LOC542702 gene encoding phospholipase D alpha 1 isoform X1 produces the protein MAQILLHGTLHATIFEAESLSNPHRATGGAPKFIRKLVEGIEDTVGVGKGATKIYATVDLEKARVGRTRMISNEPVNPRWYESFHIYCAHMAADVIFTVKIDNSIGASLIGRAYLPVQDLLGGEEIDKWLEICDENREPVGDSKIHVKLQYFDVGKDRNWARGVRSTKYPGVPYTFFSQRQGCKVTLYQDAHVPDNFVPRIQLADGKNYEPHRCWEDIFDAISKAQHLIYITGWSVYTEITLVRDTNRPKPGGDVTLGELLKRKASEGVRVLMLVWDDRTSVGLLKKDGLMATHDEETANYFHGTDVNCVLCPRNPDDSGSFVQDLQISTMFTHHQKIVVVDHEMPNQGSQQRRIVSFIGGIDLCDGRYDTQYHSLFRTLDTVHHDDFHQPNFEGGSIKKGGPREPWHDIHSRLEGPIAWDVLYNFEQRWRKQGGKDLLVRLRDLPDIIIPPSPVMFPEDRETWNVQLFRSIDGGAAFGFPETPEEAARAGLVSGKDQIIDRSIQDAYVNAIRRAKNFIYIENQYFLGSSYGWKPEGIKPEEIGALHLIPKELSLKIVSKIEAGERFTVYVVVPMWPEGVPESASVQAILDWQRRTMEMMYTDIAQALEANGIEANPKDYLTFFCLGNREVKQEGEYEPEEHPEPDTDYIRAQEARRFMIYVHTKMMIVDDEYIIIGSANINQRSMDGARDSEIAMGAYQPYHLATRQPARGQIHGFRMSLWYEHLGMLEDVFQRPESVECVQKVNEVAEKYWDLYSSDDLEQDLPGHLLSYPIGVTADGSVTELPGMENFPDTRARVLGNKSDYLPPILTT, from the exons ATGGCTCAGATCTTGCTCCACGGCACGCTCCACGCCACCATCTTCGAGGCCGAGTCGCTCTCCAACCCGCACCGCGCCACTGGCGGCGCCCCCAAGTTCATCCGCAAG CTTGTGGAAGGGATCGAGGACACCGTGGGTGTCGGCAAGGGCGCCACCAAGATATATGCCACCGTCGATCTCGAGAAGGCCCGTGTCGGGCGGACCCGGATGATCTCCAACGAGCCCGTGAACCCTCGTTGGTACGAGTCCTTCCACATCTACTGCGCGCACATGGCCGCCGACGTCATCTTCACCGTCAAGATCGACAACTCCATCGGGGCCTCGCTCATCGGGAGGGCCTACTTGCCTGTCCAGGACCTCCTGGGAGGGGAGGAGATCGACAAGTGGCTTGAAATCTGCGATGAAAATCGTGAGCCTGTTGGGGACAGCAAGATCCATGTGAAGCTCCAGTACTTTGACGTCGGCAAGGACCGTAACTGGGCGAGGGGTGTCCGGAGCACCAAGTACCCTGGTGTCCCTTACACCTTCTTCTCGCAGAGGCAGGGGTGTAAGGTTACTCTGTACCAGGACGCTCATGTGCCGGACAACTTTGTTCCCAGGATCCAGCTCGCTGATGGCAAGAACTATGAGCCGCACAGGTGCTGGGAGGATATCTTTGATGCTATAAGCAAGGCTCAGCATTTGATTTACATCACTGGCTGGTCCGTGTACACAGAGATCACCTTGGTCAGGGACACCAACAGGCCAAAACCTGGTGGTGATGTTACTCTTGGGGAGTTGCTCAAGAGGAAGGCCAGTGAAGGTGTCCGGGTGCTTATGCTGGTGTGGGATGACAGGACTTCTGTCGGCCTGCTTAAGAAGGATGGCTTGATGGCTACCCATGATGAGGAGACTGCAAATTACTTCCATGGCACGGATGTCAACTGTGTTCTGTGCCCTCGCAACCCTGATGATTCTGGCAGCTTTGTCCAGGATCTGCAGATATCAACTATGTTCACGCACCACCAGAAGATAGTAGTAGTCGACCATGAGATGCCGAACCAGGGATCCCAGCAAAGGAGGATAGTCAGCTTCATTGGTGGCATTGACCTTTGTGATGGAAGATATGATACCCAGTACCACTCCTTGTTCAGGACGCTTGacactgtccatcacgatgacttCCACCAGCCGAACTTTGAGGGTGGATCAATCAAGAAAGGTGGCCCAAGGGAGCCATGGCATGATATCCACTCACGGTTGGAAGGGCCAATCGCTTGGGATGTTCTTTACAACTTTGAGCAGAGATGGAGAAAGCAGGGTGGTAAGGACCTCCTTGTGCGTCTCAGGGATCTTCCTGACATTATCATCCCCCCTTCTCCTGTGATGTTCCCGGAGGACAGAGAGACATGGAATGTTCAGCTCTTCAGATCCATCGATGGTGGTGCTGCTTTTGGCTTCCCCGAGACTCCCGAGGAAGCTGCAAGAGCTGGGCTTGTGAGTGGAAAGGATCAAATCATCGACCGGAGTATCCAGGATGCATACGTAAACGCCATACGGAGGGCGAAGAACTTCATCTACATTGAGAATCAGTACTTCCTTGGAAGTTCATACGGCTGGAAGCCCGAAGGCATCAAGCCGGAAGAAATCGGTGCTCTTCACTTGATTCCGAAGGAGCTCTCGCTGAAGATTGTCAGCAAGATTGAAGCTGGGGAGCGGTTTACTGTTTATGTTGTGGTGCCAATGTGGCCTGAGGGTGTTCCAGAAAGCGCTTCTGTTCAGGCAATCCTTGACTGGCAAAGGAGAACGATGGAGATGATGTACACTGACATCGCACAAGCTCTCGAAGCCAACGGGATTGAAGCAAACCCCAAGGACTATCTCACTTTCTTCTGCTTAGGTAACCGTGAGGTAAAGCAGGAGGGAGAATATGAACCAGAGGAGCACCCAGAACCTGACACTGATTACATCCGGGCTCAAGAGGCTAGGAGGTTTATGATCTATGTTCATACCAAAATGATGATAG TGGACGACGAGTACATCATCATTGGGTCCGCCAACATCAACCAGAGGTCCATGGACGGTGCCAGGGACTCCGAGATCGCCATGGGCGCGTACCAGCCGTACCACTTGGCGACTAGGCAGCCTGCCCGGGGCCAGATCCATGGCTTCCGGATGTCTCTTTGGTACGAGCACCTGGGAATGCTGGAAGACGTCTTCCAGCGGCCCGAGAGCGTAGAGTGTGTGCAGAAGGTGAACGAGGTCGCCGAGAAGTACTGGGACCTGTACTCGAGCGACGACCTGGAGCAGGACCTCCCGGGCCACCTCCTCAGCTACCCGATCGGTGTCACTGCCGACGGCAGCGTTACCGAGCTGCCCGGGATGGAGAACTTCCCCGACACCCGCGCCCGCGTCCTCGGGAACAAGTCGGATTACCTCCCGCCCATCCTCACCACATAG
- the LOC542702 gene encoding phospholipase D alpha 1 (The RefSeq protein has 2 substitutions compared to this genomic sequence) has protein sequence MAQILLHGTLHATIFEAESLSNPHRATGGAPKFIRKLVEGIEDTVGVGKGATKIYATVDLEKARVGRTRMISNEPVNPRWYESFHIYCAHMAADVIFTVKIDNSIGASLIGRAYLAVQDLLGGEEIDKWLEISDENREPVGDSKIHVKLQYFDVGKDRNWARGVRSTKYPGVPYTFFSQRQGCKVTLYQDAHVPDNFVPRIQLADGKNYEPHRCWEDIFDAISKAQHLIYITGWSVYTEITLVRDTNRPKPGGDVTLGELLKRKASEGVRVLMLVWDDRTSVGLLKKDGLMATHDEETANYFHGTDVNCVLCPRNPDDSGSFVQDLQISTMFTHHQKIVVVDHEMPNQGSQQRRIVSFIGGIDLCDGRYDTQYHSLFRTLDTVHHDDFHQPNFEGGSIKKGGPREPWHDIHSRLEGPIAWDVLYNFEQRWRKQGGKDLLVRLRDLPDIIIPPSPVMFPEDRETWNVQLFRSIDGGAAFGFPETPEEAARAGLVSGKDQIIDRSIQDAYVNAIRRAKNFIYIENQYFLGSSYGWKPEGIKPEEIGALHLIPKELSLKIVSKIEAGERFTVYVVVPMWPEGVPESASVQAILDWQRRTMEMMYTDIAQALEANGIEANPKDYLTFFCLGNREVKQEGEYEPEEHPEPDTDYIRAQEARRFMIYVHTKMMIVDDEYIIIGSANINQRSMDGARDSEIAMGAYQPYHLATRQPARGQIHGFRMSLWYEHLGMLEDVFQRPESVECVQKVNEVAEKYWDLYSSDDLEQDLPGHLLSYPIGVTADGSVTELPGMENFPDTRARVLGNKSDYLPPILTT, from the exons ATGGCTCAGATCTTGCTCCACGGCACGCTCCACGCCACCATCTTCGAGGCCGAGTCGCTCTCCAACCCGCACCGCGCCACTGGCGGCGCCCCCAAGTTCATCCGCAAG CTTGTGGAAGGGATCGAGGACACCGTGGGTGTCGGCAAGGGCGCCACCAAGATATATGCCACCGTCGATCTCGAGAAGGCCCGTGTCGGGCGGACCCGGATGATCTCCAACGAGCCCGTGAACCCTCGTTGGTACGAGTCCTTCCACATCTACTGCGCGCACATGGCCGCCGACGTCATCTTCACCGTCAAGATCGACAACTCCATCGGGGCCTCGCTCATCGGGAGGGCCTACTTGCCTGTCCAGGACCTCCTGGGAGGGGAGGAGATCGACAAGTGGCTTGAAATCTGCGATGAAAATCGTGAGCCTGTTGGGGACAGCAAGATCCATGTGAAGCTCCAGTACTTTGACGTCGGCAAGGACCGTAACTGGGCGAGGGGTGTCCGGAGCACCAAGTACCCTGGTGTCCCTTACACCTTCTTCTCGCAGAGGCAGGGGTGTAAGGTTACTCTGTACCAGGACGCTCATGTGCCGGACAACTTTGTTCCCAGGATCCAGCTCGCTGATGGCAAGAACTATGAGCCGCACAGGTGCTGGGAGGATATCTTTGATGCTATAAGCAAGGCTCAGCATTTGATTTACATCACTGGCTGGTCCGTGTACACAGAGATCACCTTGGTCAGGGACACCAACAGGCCAAAACCTGGTGGTGATGTTACTCTTGGGGAGTTGCTCAAGAGGAAGGCCAGTGAAGGTGTCCGGGTGCTTATGCTGGTGTGGGATGACAGGACTTCTGTCGGCCTGCTTAAGAAGGATGGCTTGATGGCTACCCATGATGAGGAGACTGCAAATTACTTCCATGGCACGGATGTCAACTGTGTTCTGTGCCCTCGCAACCCTGATGATTCTGGCAGCTTTGTCCAGGATCTGCAGATATCAACTATGTTCACGCACCACCAGAAGATAGTAGTAGTCGACCATGAGATGCCGAACCAGGGATCCCAGCAAAGGAGGATAGTCAGCTTCATTGGTGGCATTGACCTTTGTGATGGAAGATATGATACCCAGTACCACTCCTTGTTCAGGACGCTTGacactgtccatcacgatgacttCCACCAGCCGAACTTTGAGGGTGGATCAATCAAGAAAGGTGGCCCAAGGGAGCCATGGCATGATATCCACTCACGGTTGGAAGGGCCAATCGCTTGGGATGTTCTTTACAACTTTGAGCAGAGATGGAGAAAGCAGGGTGGTAAGGACCTCCTTGTGCGTCTCAGGGATCTTCCTGACATTATCATCCCCCCTTCTCCTGTGATGTTCCCGGAGGACAGAGAGACATGGAATGTTCAGCTCTTCAGATCCATCGATGGTGGTGCTGCTTTTGGCTTCCCCGAGACTCCCGAGGAAGCTGCAAGAGCTGGGCTTGTGAGTGGAAAGGATCAAATCATCGACCGGAGTATCCAGGATGCATACGTAAACGCCATACGGAGGGCGAAGAACTTCATCTACATTGAGAATCAGTACTTCCTTGGAAGTTCATACGGCTGGAAGCCCGAAGGCATCAAGCCGGAAGAAATCGGTGCTCTTCACTTGATTCCGAAGGAGCTCTCGCTGAAGATTGTCAGCAAGATTGAAGCTGGGGAGCGGTTTACTGTTTATGTTGTGGTGCCAATGTGGCCTGAGGGTGTTCCAGAAAGCGCTTCTGTTCAGGCAATCCTTGACTGGCAAAGGAGAACGATGGAGATGATGTACACTGACATCGCACAAGCTCTCGAAGCCAACGGGATTGAAGCAAACCCCAAGGACTATCTCACTTTCTTCTGCTTAGGTAACCGTGAGGTAAAGCAGGAGGGAGAATATGAACCAGAGGAGCACCCAGAACCTGACACTGATTACATCCGGGCTCAAGAGGCTAGGAGGTTTATGATCTATGTTCATACCAAAATGATGATAG TGGACGACGAGTACATCATCATTGGGTCCGCCAACATCAACCAGAGGTCCATGGACGGTGCCAGGGACTCCGAGATCGCCATGGGCGCGTACCAGCCGTACCACTTGGCGACTAGGCAGCCTGCCCGGGGCCAGATCCATGGCTTCCGGATGTCTCTTTGGTACGAGCACCTGGGAATGCTGGAAGACGTCTTCCAGCGGCCCGAGAGCGTAGAGTGTGTGCAGAAGGTGAACGAGGTCGCCGAGAAGTACTGGGACCTGTACTCGAGCGACGACCTGGAGCAGGACCTCCCGGGCCACCTCCTCAGCTACCCGATCGGTGTCACTGCCGACGGCAGCGTTACCGAGCTGCCCGGGATGGAGAACTTCCCCGACACCCGCGCCCGCGTCCTCGGGAACAAGTCGGATTACCTCCCGCCCATCCTCACCACATAG
- the LOC542702 gene encoding phospholipase D alpha 1 isoform X2, whose amino-acid sequence MAQILLHGTLHATIFEAESLSNPHRATGGAPKFIRKLVEGIEDTVGVGKGATKIYATVDLEKARVGRTRMISNEPVNPRWYESFHIYCAHMAADVIFTVKIDNSIGASLIGRAYLPVQDLLGGEEIDKWLEICDENREPVGDSKIHVKLQYFDVGKDRNWARGVRSTKYPGVPYTFFSQRQGCKVTLYQDAHVPDNFVPRIQLADGKNYEPHRCWEDIFDAISKAQHLIYITGWSVYTEITLVRDTNRPKPGGDVTLGELLKRKASEGVRVLMLVWDDRTSVGLLKKDGLMATHDEETANYFHGTDVNCVLCPRNPDDSGSFVQDLQISTMFTHHQKIVVVDHEMPNQGSQQRRIVSFIGGIDLCDGRYDTQYHSLFRTLDTVHHDDFHQPNFEGGSIKKGGPREPWHDIHSRLEGPIAWDVLYNFEQRWRKQGGKDLLVRLRDLPDIIIPPSPVMFPEDRETWNVQLFRSIDGGAAFGFPETPEEAARAGLVSGKDQIIDRSIQDAYVNAIRRAKNFIYIENQYFLGSSYGWKPEGIKPEEIGALHLIPKELSLKIVSKIEAGERFTVYVVVPMWPEGVPESASVQAILDWQRRTMEMMYTDIAQALEANGIEANPKDYLTFFCLGNREVKQEGEYEPEEHPEPDTDYIRAQEARRFMIYVHTKMMIATKHAFLLYVYWKQGIALKSEV is encoded by the exons ATGGCTCAGATCTTGCTCCACGGCACGCTCCACGCCACCATCTTCGAGGCCGAGTCGCTCTCCAACCCGCACCGCGCCACTGGCGGCGCCCCCAAGTTCATCCGCAAG CTTGTGGAAGGGATCGAGGACACCGTGGGTGTCGGCAAGGGCGCCACCAAGATATATGCCACCGTCGATCTCGAGAAGGCCCGTGTCGGGCGGACCCGGATGATCTCCAACGAGCCCGTGAACCCTCGTTGGTACGAGTCCTTCCACATCTACTGCGCGCACATGGCCGCCGACGTCATCTTCACCGTCAAGATCGACAACTCCATCGGGGCCTCGCTCATCGGGAGGGCCTACTTGCCTGTCCAGGACCTCCTGGGAGGGGAGGAGATCGACAAGTGGCTTGAAATCTGCGATGAAAATCGTGAGCCTGTTGGGGACAGCAAGATCCATGTGAAGCTCCAGTACTTTGACGTCGGCAAGGACCGTAACTGGGCGAGGGGTGTCCGGAGCACCAAGTACCCTGGTGTCCCTTACACCTTCTTCTCGCAGAGGCAGGGGTGTAAGGTTACTCTGTACCAGGACGCTCATGTGCCGGACAACTTTGTTCCCAGGATCCAGCTCGCTGATGGCAAGAACTATGAGCCGCACAGGTGCTGGGAGGATATCTTTGATGCTATAAGCAAGGCTCAGCATTTGATTTACATCACTGGCTGGTCCGTGTACACAGAGATCACCTTGGTCAGGGACACCAACAGGCCAAAACCTGGTGGTGATGTTACTCTTGGGGAGTTGCTCAAGAGGAAGGCCAGTGAAGGTGTCCGGGTGCTTATGCTGGTGTGGGATGACAGGACTTCTGTCGGCCTGCTTAAGAAGGATGGCTTGATGGCTACCCATGATGAGGAGACTGCAAATTACTTCCATGGCACGGATGTCAACTGTGTTCTGTGCCCTCGCAACCCTGATGATTCTGGCAGCTTTGTCCAGGATCTGCAGATATCAACTATGTTCACGCACCACCAGAAGATAGTAGTAGTCGACCATGAGATGCCGAACCAGGGATCCCAGCAAAGGAGGATAGTCAGCTTCATTGGTGGCATTGACCTTTGTGATGGAAGATATGATACCCAGTACCACTCCTTGTTCAGGACGCTTGacactgtccatcacgatgacttCCACCAGCCGAACTTTGAGGGTGGATCAATCAAGAAAGGTGGCCCAAGGGAGCCATGGCATGATATCCACTCACGGTTGGAAGGGCCAATCGCTTGGGATGTTCTTTACAACTTTGAGCAGAGATGGAGAAAGCAGGGTGGTAAGGACCTCCTTGTGCGTCTCAGGGATCTTCCTGACATTATCATCCCCCCTTCTCCTGTGATGTTCCCGGAGGACAGAGAGACATGGAATGTTCAGCTCTTCAGATCCATCGATGGTGGTGCTGCTTTTGGCTTCCCCGAGACTCCCGAGGAAGCTGCAAGAGCTGGGCTTGTGAGTGGAAAGGATCAAATCATCGACCGGAGTATCCAGGATGCATACGTAAACGCCATACGGAGGGCGAAGAACTTCATCTACATTGAGAATCAGTACTTCCTTGGAAGTTCATACGGCTGGAAGCCCGAAGGCATCAAGCCGGAAGAAATCGGTGCTCTTCACTTGATTCCGAAGGAGCTCTCGCTGAAGATTGTCAGCAAGATTGAAGCTGGGGAGCGGTTTACTGTTTATGTTGTGGTGCCAATGTGGCCTGAGGGTGTTCCAGAAAGCGCTTCTGTTCAGGCAATCCTTGACTGGCAAAGGAGAACGATGGAGATGATGTACACTGACATCGCACAAGCTCTCGAAGCCAACGGGATTGAAGCAAACCCCAAGGACTATCTCACTTTCTTCTGCTTAGGTAACCGTGAGGTAAAGCAGGAGGGAGAATATGAACCAGAGGAGCACCCAGAACCTGACACTGATTACATCCGGGCTCAAGAGGCTAGGAGGTTTATGATCTATGTTCATACCAAAATGATGATAG CTACAAAGCATGCATTTCTGCTTTACGTGTATTGGAAGCAAGGGATCGCTTTAAAATCTGAAGTATAA